A DNA window from Phyllostomus discolor isolate MPI-MPIP mPhyDis1 chromosome X, mPhyDis1.pri.v3, whole genome shotgun sequence contains the following coding sequences:
- the TCEANC gene encoding transcription elongation factor A N-terminal and central domain-containing protein, which yields MSAKTQIVARASLIEQLISERNFEDLGDHLTELGALRVTKEHLQQTDVVRAVYRVLKNCPSVALRKKAKCLLSKWRALYEDPHVKPRDPKLSPVGGNNKTSGLSCDSSQDETLGRSSSDSLLLSQDVRAKAAAMMVPENNPSRREPEEERHRGEGPKPTDKRANESPDPVTAVRTKCTELLYEALTGSSTDQPKAEMWQNFAREIEEHVFTLYSTNLKKYKTCIRSKVANLKNPQNSHLQQNLLSGTMSPREFAEMTAMEMASEELKQLRASYTESGIQEHCLPQGAEGTQTQKIKCRRCEKFNCKVTVIARGTLFLPSWVRKSNPDEEMMTYVICNECGEQWYHSNWVCL from the coding sequence ATGTCTGCCAAGACCCAGATAGTGGCCAGAGCTTCCCTCATTGAGCAGCTGATATCTGAAAGGAACTTTGAGGACCTTGGTGACCACCTGACTGAGCTGGGAGCCCTGCGTGTGACTAAGGAGCATCTCCAGCAGACAGATGTGGTCAGGGCCGTGTACAGAGTCCTCAAGAACTGCCCCTCGGTGGCTTTGAGAAAGAAAGCCAAGTGTTTGCTGTCCAAATGGAGAGCTCTTTATGAGGATCCTCACGTCAAACCCAGGGACCCCAAACTCTCCCCTGTAGGGGGAAATAACAAAACCTCAGGACTTTCTTGTGACTCAAGTCAAGATGAGACATTGGGCCGTTCCAGTTCTGATTCTCTGCTGTTGTCCCAAGACGTTAGGGCAAAAGCCGCTGCAATGATGGTGCCTGAAAACAACCCTAGTCGAAGAGAACCCGAGGAAGAGCGTCACAGGGGTGAGGGCCCGAAACCCACCGACAAGAGAGCAAATGAGTCGCCGGATCCTGTCACGGCCGTGAGAACTAAATGCACAGAGCTTCTTTATGAAGCTCTGACCGGTTCTTCCACGGATCAGCCCAAAGCCGAAATGTGGCAGAACTTTGCAAGGGAGATAGAAGAGCACGTGTTTACCCTCTATTCCACGaatctcaaaaaatataaaacttgtaTCCGAAGCAAAGTTGCCAATCTGAAGAACCCCCAGAATTCTCACTTGCAACAAAACTTGCTCTCTGGGACCATGTCGCCGAGAGAATTTGCCGAAATGACCGCGATGGAAATGGCCAGCGAGGAGCTGAAACAGTTGAGAGCCTCCTATACAGAGTCTGGCATACAGGAGCACTGCCTTCCACAAGGGGCGGAGGGCACACAGACGCAGAAAATAAAATGCCGACGCTGTGAGAAGTTCAATTGCAAAGTCACTGTCATCGCCAGAGGAACACTTTTCCTTCCAAGCTGGGTGCGCAAATCAAACCCAGATGAAGAAATGATGACCTATGTGATCTGTAATGAGTGCGGGGAGCAGTGGTACCACAGCAACTGGGTGTGCTTGTAA